A stretch of Ipomoea triloba cultivar NCNSP0323 chromosome 11, ASM357664v1 DNA encodes these proteins:
- the LOC115995793 gene encoding uncharacterized protein LOC115995793 isoform X1: protein MATSLAMMTARRAAAFYRIPTSGSAAQAASFVPRRGLAGAADHHGPPKVNFWSDPTSPSKWKEEHFVLISLSGWGLVFYGGYKFFTGGKKNKEENLVQASH, encoded by the exons ATGGCTACTTCTTTGGCAATGATGACGGCTCGTCGAGCCGCTGCCTTCTATCGAATTCCGACGTCTGGTTCAGCAGCTCAAGCTGCTTCGTTTGTCCCCCGCCGCGGCCTCGCTGGTGCTGCTG ATCACCATGGACCTCCAAAGGTGAATTTTTGGTCAGATCCGACGAGTCCGTCTAAATGGAAGGAAGAACAT TTTGTACTTATCTCTTTGTCCGGATGGGGTTTGGTTTTCTATGGTGGATACAAGTTCTTCACAGGAGGGAAGAAAAATAAGGAAGAG AATTTGGTGCAGGCGTCTCATTAA
- the LOC115995793 gene encoding uncharacterized protein LOC115995793 isoform X2 — protein sequence MATSLAMMTARRAAAFYRIPTSGSAAQAASFVPRRGLAGAADHHGPPKVNFWSDPTSPSKWKEEHFVLISLSGWGLVFYGGYKFFTGGKKNKEEASH from the exons ATGGCTACTTCTTTGGCAATGATGACGGCTCGTCGAGCCGCTGCCTTCTATCGAATTCCGACGTCTGGTTCAGCAGCTCAAGCTGCTTCGTTTGTCCCCCGCCGCGGCCTCGCTGGTGCTGCTG ATCACCATGGACCTCCAAAGGTGAATTTTTGGTCAGATCCGACGAGTCCGTCTAAATGGAAGGAAGAACAT TTTGTACTTATCTCTTTGTCCGGATGGGGTTTGGTTTTCTATGGTGGATACAAGTTCTTCACAGGAGGGAAGAAAAATAAGGAAGAG GCGTCTCATTAA
- the LOC115995792 gene encoding uncharacterized protein LOC115995792, which yields MAVKGGHGNGSRGRSYGLLLMLAFGAAIFGVMILHKLRERRIYNLLVQEKDHQLHSLQLLLQKEKDNAKDAKRQVEETKAKMQKLRTKKLNLETAILEMESTISSLREEQRTIASTLEEKQNEIKTLMDRNRGGENRESARFSAMEEALRQKEAEIEELKQRVESPVKVWSVSVDDPSNLPINLTAKAAGKLSNADADAGSNENINNNNGGETGAQTEVSSKKYHKKEDSQEVSSNTSMGNTINRSEVRTIIGGDQAGNIVNSERNGVMKLGKAYSSEILGRRTRGKRRRISITNRGGSEISLMKSETEGVDSMRSRKPFTESMESERDKRTEDGRERRNEYTLEDPKAELPNRLDAETVKSNLDRNDIDAIIAANEKSAADTGDKHGRIDNGKTEQQMDEGQEIKVTSTEYEKSPSNLQNMPANSTVYEDSRLLNKTENQKSEENGQPEVTNTIRDNKDTEDHEASRITERDLKEDDPEVEDDQETETEIDTEAVTSRNSTSDAEEDDETEF from the exons atggcgGTGAAAGGCGGACACGGAAATGGCAGCAGGGGAAGATCGTATGGGCTGCTGTTGATGCTGGCTTTTGGAGCTGCCATTTTTGGGGTTATGATTCTTCACAAGCTCAGAGAGAGGCGCATCTACAACCTCCTCGTTCAAGAGAAAGATCATCAGCTCCACTCCCTTCAGCTTCTTTTACAG AAGGAAAAGGATAATGCGAAAGATGCGAAGCGGCAAGTGGAAGAGACGAAAGCAAAAATGCAGAAGCTTCGAACTAAGAAATTGAATCTGGAAACCGCGATCTTAGAAATGGAGTCCACCATTTCTTCTCTCAGAGAAGAACAGAGAACGATAGCGTCGACGCTGGAGGAGAAGCAGAACGAGATCAAGACGCTGATGGATCGTAACCGCGGCGGGGAGAATCGAGAGAGTGCTAGGTTTTCGGCGATGGAGGAAGCATTGCGGCAGAAGGAAGCTGAAATTGAGGAACTGAAGCAGCGAGTTGAATCGCCGGTTAAGGTGTGGTCAGTCAGCGTCGACGATCCATCAAATCTGCCGATCAATTTGACCGCCAAAGCCGCCGGAAAGTTGAGCAATGCAGACGCCGACGCCGGCTCTAATGaaaacatcaacaacaacaacggcGGGGAAACTGGAGCACAAACTGAAGTTTCCAGTAAAAAGTATCACAAAAAGGAGGATTCACAAGAAGTTTCTAGTAACACAAGTATGGGGAATACCATTAACAGGAGTGAAGTGAGAACCATTATAGGCGGCGATCAGGCAGGAAACATTGTTAATTCTGAAAGGAATGGAGTTATGAAGCTTGGGAAGGCGTATAGCTCTGAAATCCTAGGGAGAAGAACACGGGGAAAGAGGAGGCGGATAAGCATTACGAACAGAGGTGGTTCTGAGATCAGTCTCATGAAATCTGAAACTGAAGGAGTTGATAGCATGAGAAGTAGGAAACCATTTACAGAATCAATGGAAAGTGAAAGGGATAAGAGAACAGAAGATGGCAGAGAAAGGAGAAATGAATATACTCTTGAAGATCCAAAAGCAGAACTACCCAACAGATTAGATGCTGAAACTGTGAAATCCAACCTGGACAGAAACGACATTGATGCCATAATAGCAGCAAATGAAAAGTCTGCTGCAGATACAGGAGACAAGCACGGCAGAATTGATAATGGCAAGACTGAACAGCAGATGGATGAAGGTCAGGAAATTAAGGTCACAAGCACAGAGTATGAGAAATCTCCAAGCAATCTGCAAAACATGCCTGCAAATTCAACAGTTTATGAAGACAGCAGATTATTGAACAAAACTGAGAATCAGAAATCAGAAGAAAATGGGCAACCTGAGGTAACCAACACAATAAGGGACAACAAGGACACAGAGGATCATGAAGCTTCAAGGATTACTGAAAGGGACCTCAAAGAAGATGATCCTGAGGTTGAGGATGATCAAGAAACAGAAACAGAAATAGACACAGAAGCAGTAACTTCAAGAAATTCAACCTCTGATgcagaagaagatgatgagacTGAATTTTAG
- the LOC115997263 gene encoding protein ULTRAPETALA 1 isoform X1, whose translation MCVSVGERCSRGRGIEREMENGVEKRQRVMAAMFSDEEVGDISGVKIGDDYVEVTCGCTSHRYGDAVGRLRVFSTGELEITCECTPGCQEDKMTPAAFEKHSGRETARKWKNNIWVIANGEKVPVVKTALLKYYIQSSKHANGSNRSSNGKACHRDEFIRCTVCNKERRFRLRTREECRSLHDALANANWKCSDMPRDKVTCDDDEERASRRVYRGCSRSPTCRGCTTCVCFGCEVCRFPDCSCQTCIDFTRNVKA comes from the exons ATGTGTGTGTCAGTGGGTG AGCGTTGTTCGAGGGGGAGGGggatagagagagagatggagaaTGGAGTGGAGAAGAGGCAGCGTGTGATGGCGGCGATGTTCAGCGATGAGGAGGTGGGCGATATAAGCGGCGTGAAGATAGGGGATGATTACGTGGAGGTGACGTGTGGGTGCACCAGCCACCGCTACGGTGATGCTGTTGGGAGACTTAGGGTTTTCTCCACTGGTGAGCTTGAAATCACCTGCGAATGCACTCCTGGGTGCCAAGAAG ACAAGATGACACCAGCTGCTTTTGAGAAGCATTCTGGAAGAGAAACTGCTAGGAAATGGAAGAATAATATTTGGGTTATTGCTAATGGTGAGAAGGTTCCTGTGGTAAAGACTGCACTGCtcaaatattatattcaatCTTCGAAACATGCAAATGGCTCAAATAGATCAAGCAATGGAAAAGCCTGCCATCGTGATGAATTTATCCGATGTACTGTCTGTAACAAAGAGCGCAGGTTCCGTCTTCGTACGAGGGAGGAATGCCGAAGTCTCCATGATGCTTTGGCTAATGCTAATTGGAAATGCTCTGATATGCCTCGTGACAA AGTTACATGTGATGACGATGAGGAGCGAGCAAGCCGGAGGGTGTACAGAGGATGCTCCCGCTCTCCAACGTGCAGAGGCTGCACCACCTGCGTGTGTTTTGGATGCGAGGTCTGCCGATTCCCGGACTGCAGTTGCCAGACTTGTATCGATTTCACTAGGAATGTCAAAGCTTGA
- the LOC115997263 gene encoding protein ULTRAPETALA 1 isoform X2, with protein MENGVEKRQRVMAAMFSDEEVGDISGVKIGDDYVEVTCGCTSHRYGDAVGRLRVFSTGELEITCECTPGCQEDKMTPAAFEKHSGRETARKWKNNIWVIANGEKVPVVKTALLKYYIQSSKHANGSNRSSNGKACHRDEFIRCTVCNKERRFRLRTREECRSLHDALANANWKCSDMPRDKVTCDDDEERASRRVYRGCSRSPTCRGCTTCVCFGCEVCRFPDCSCQTCIDFTRNVKA; from the exons atggagaaTGGAGTGGAGAAGAGGCAGCGTGTGATGGCGGCGATGTTCAGCGATGAGGAGGTGGGCGATATAAGCGGCGTGAAGATAGGGGATGATTACGTGGAGGTGACGTGTGGGTGCACCAGCCACCGCTACGGTGATGCTGTTGGGAGACTTAGGGTTTTCTCCACTGGTGAGCTTGAAATCACCTGCGAATGCACTCCTGGGTGCCAAGAAG ACAAGATGACACCAGCTGCTTTTGAGAAGCATTCTGGAAGAGAAACTGCTAGGAAATGGAAGAATAATATTTGGGTTATTGCTAATGGTGAGAAGGTTCCTGTGGTAAAGACTGCACTGCtcaaatattatattcaatCTTCGAAACATGCAAATGGCTCAAATAGATCAAGCAATGGAAAAGCCTGCCATCGTGATGAATTTATCCGATGTACTGTCTGTAACAAAGAGCGCAGGTTCCGTCTTCGTACGAGGGAGGAATGCCGAAGTCTCCATGATGCTTTGGCTAATGCTAATTGGAAATGCTCTGATATGCCTCGTGACAA AGTTACATGTGATGACGATGAGGAGCGAGCAAGCCGGAGGGTGTACAGAGGATGCTCCCGCTCTCCAACGTGCAGAGGCTGCACCACCTGCGTGTGTTTTGGATGCGAGGTCTGCCGATTCCCGGACTGCAGTTGCCAGACTTGTATCGATTTCACTAGGAATGTCAAAGCTTGA